A section of the Streptomyces sp. CG1 genome encodes:
- the desA gene encoding lysine decarboxylase DesA — translation MRSHLLNGLTAEHYRSSVTEGVERVAAKLATTDRPFTGVTVDALTPRVDAIDLDRPLGDTAAVLDELEDVYLKDAVYFHHPRYLAHLNCPVVIPAVLGEAVLSAVNSSLDTWDQSAGGTLIERKLIDWTTARIGLGPAADGVFTSGGTQSNLQALLLAREEAKPDRAGWEEGASPAKLRIFASEVSHFSVKKSAKLLGLGQESVVALPVDHDKRLQTVALARELERCRQDGLVPMAVVATAGTTDFGSIDPLPEIAELCAQYGVWMHVDAAYGCGLLASLKYRDRLTGIERADSVTVDYHKSFFQPVSSSALLVRDAATLRHATYHAEYLNPRRMVQERIPNQVDKSLQTTRRFDALKLWMTLRVMGADGIGALFDEVCDLAAEGWKLLAADPRFDVVVEPTLSTLVFRHIPAAVTDPAEIDRANLYARKALFASGDAVVAGTKVGGRHYLKFTLLNPETTTADIAAVLDLIAGHAEQYLGESLDRAS, via the coding sequence ATGCGCTCGCACCTGCTCAATGGCCTCACCGCGGAGCACTACCGCAGCTCCGTGACCGAAGGAGTCGAGCGGGTGGCGGCCAAACTCGCCACCACCGACCGTCCGTTCACCGGCGTCACCGTCGACGCCCTCACCCCGCGCGTCGACGCCATCGACCTGGACCGGCCACTCGGCGACACCGCCGCCGTCCTGGACGAGCTGGAGGACGTCTACCTCAAGGACGCGGTCTACTTCCACCACCCCCGCTATCTCGCCCACCTCAACTGCCCGGTCGTCATCCCGGCGGTGCTCGGCGAGGCCGTGCTCTCCGCGGTCAACTCCTCCCTCGACACCTGGGACCAGTCGGCCGGCGGCACGCTCATCGAGCGCAAGCTCATCGACTGGACAACCGCCCGGATCGGCCTCGGGCCCGCCGCCGACGGCGTGTTCACCTCCGGCGGCACCCAGTCCAACCTCCAGGCGCTGCTGCTCGCTAGGGAGGAGGCCAAGCCAGATCGGGCAGGGTGGGAGGAGGGAGCCTCGCCGGCCAAGCTGCGCATCTTCGCCTCCGAGGTCAGCCACTTCAGCGTGAAGAAGTCCGCGAAACTGCTCGGCCTCGGGCAGGAGTCCGTGGTCGCCCTCCCCGTCGACCACGACAAGCGGCTGCAGACCGTAGCCCTCGCCCGCGAGCTGGAACGCTGCCGGCAGGACGGTCTCGTCCCCATGGCAGTCGTCGCCACCGCCGGCACCACCGACTTCGGCTCCATCGACCCGCTCCCGGAGATCGCCGAGCTGTGCGCGCAGTACGGCGTGTGGATGCACGTCGACGCGGCCTACGGCTGCGGGCTGCTGGCCTCCCTGAAGTACCGAGACCGCCTCACCGGCATCGAGCGCGCCGACTCGGTCACGGTCGACTACCACAAGTCCTTCTTCCAGCCGGTGAGTTCGTCCGCCCTCCTGGTCCGCGACGCGGCCACCCTGCGCCATGCCACCTACCACGCGGAGTACCTCAACCCGCGCCGGATGGTGCAGGAACGTATCCCCAACCAGGTCGACAAGTCCCTGCAGACCACCCGCCGCTTCGACGCCCTCAAGCTGTGGATGACGCTGCGGGTGATGGGCGCCGACGGCATCGGCGCGCTCTTCGACGAGGTCTGCGACCTGGCGGCCGAGGGCTGGAAACTGCTCGCCGCCGACCCCCGCTTCGACGTCGTCGTCGAGCCCACCCTGTCCACCCTGGTCTTCCGCCACATCCCGGCGGCCGTCACCGACCCGGCCGAGATCGACCGCGCCAACCTGTACGCCCGCAAGGCCCTGTTCGCCTCCGGCGACGCCGTGGTCGCGGGCACCAAGGTCGGCGGCCGCCACTATCTGAAGTTCACCCTGCTCAACCCCGAGACCACGACGGCCGACATCGCCGCCGTCCTCGATCTGATCGCCGGCCACGCCGAGCAGTACCTGGGAGAGTCCCTTGACCGCGCTTCCTGA
- a CDS encoding polyprenyl synthetase family protein, which yields MTATVGGDVSAVEDVIRADAALLEEDLARFLGSLTGRPPGAPGHGSAYAAALDCALHLPVADALGSKAGQEALRPHPGVHGGGAPLRPSMVYWAYRNYRGFHDISDASKVSDGNGNGNGNGGDGGGGDLAAVRRAAVTVRVLLKAAVALDDIQDGSTVRYGEPALHLTHGVPVALNTGSWLITAALAHAADPAVVECLLAAVANGFTGQAVDLATRSDRTRAELTDAPYTERIGFWESMAALKTGTLFRMPLDAALAALRVVADERAALDEAMRQLGLASQLFNDVTDFVPELGGANTHEDLDALSNRVLLELLDSVPPDIRRTPSGERLRSHVLGHPDLDRTLLALAAEAVERKRAAKEAVHRVCRTAESAAYFDITIERKGHLVDRLHDTLRQRSGV from the coding sequence GTGACCGCGACAGTGGGTGGAGACGTGAGCGCGGTGGAGGATGTCATCCGTGCGGACGCGGCGTTGCTGGAGGAGGATCTGGCCCGGTTCCTCGGATCGCTGACGGGCCGGCCGCCCGGCGCTCCGGGACACGGCTCGGCCTACGCCGCGGCGCTCGACTGCGCGCTGCATCTGCCGGTCGCCGACGCCCTCGGCTCCAAGGCGGGGCAGGAGGCGCTGCGACCGCACCCCGGAGTGCACGGGGGCGGGGCCCCGCTGCGGCCCTCGATGGTGTACTGGGCGTACCGCAACTACCGGGGCTTCCACGACATCTCCGACGCATCCAAGGTCTCTGACGGCAACGGCAACGGCAACGGCAACGGCGGTGACGGCGGCGGCGGTGACCTTGCCGCGGTCCGGCGGGCCGCCGTCACCGTGCGGGTCCTGCTGAAGGCCGCGGTCGCGCTCGACGACATCCAGGACGGCAGCACCGTCCGCTACGGCGAACCCGCGCTGCACCTCACGCACGGCGTCCCGGTCGCCCTCAACACCGGCTCCTGGCTGATCACGGCCGCACTGGCGCACGCGGCCGACCCGGCCGTCGTGGAGTGCCTGCTCGCGGCGGTGGCGAACGGATTCACCGGGCAGGCCGTCGACCTCGCGACCCGCTCGGACCGCACCCGCGCCGAACTGACCGACGCCCCGTACACGGAGCGGATCGGCTTCTGGGAGTCGATGGCCGCGCTCAAGACGGGCACGCTGTTCCGGATGCCGCTCGACGCGGCGCTGGCCGCCCTCCGCGTGGTCGCCGACGAGCGCGCCGCCCTGGACGAGGCGATGCGTCAACTCGGGCTCGCCAGCCAGCTGTTCAACGACGTCACCGACTTCGTACCGGAACTCGGCGGCGCCAACACCCACGAGGACCTCGACGCGCTGAGCAACCGCGTCCTGCTGGAACTGCTCGACTCCGTACCGCCCGACATCCGCCGCACCCCGTCCGGCGAACGGCTGCGCAGCCACGTCCTCGGCCACCCGGACCTCGACCGGACGCTGCTCGCCCTCGCGGCCGAGGCGGTGGAACGCAAGCGCGCCGCGAAGGAGGCCGTGCACCGGGTGTGCCGCACGGCGGAGAGTGCGGCCTACTTCGACATCACCATCGAACGCAAAGGCCACCTTGTCGACCGGCTCCACGACACCCTCCGGCAGCGGAGCGGCGTATGA
- a CDS encoding ABC transporter substrate-binding protein — protein sequence MSQARATHLTRRGLLVAGGAVGLGAALAACGDDKGKDGGSGNGTKAARSGPWSFKDDRGTTVKLDKVPANIVAFTGVGAALFDYGVQVKGVFGPTRTSAGKPDVQAGDMDISKVTILGNTWGQFNIEKYASLAPDVLITTMFDNAGTLWYVPEESKKKIAQLAPSVGISAYDRQLTRPLQRVWDLAESLGADMKAAKVTDAKKRFEAAAARLRAATKAKPDIKVMAGSASDQLFYVSGTRLSIDLEYFKALGVNFVEPPESAKKQGGGWFESLSWENVDKYQADIIMMDDRSSAIQPAGISKPTWKKLPAVKAGQVISRSPEPILSYDKCVPLLTSLAEALEKAKKVS from the coding sequence ATGTCCCAAGCCCGTGCCACCCACCTCACTCGCCGCGGCCTTCTCGTCGCGGGCGGCGCCGTCGGTCTCGGTGCCGCGCTCGCGGCCTGCGGGGACGACAAGGGCAAAGACGGTGGCTCGGGCAACGGGACGAAGGCCGCGAGGTCCGGCCCCTGGTCCTTCAAGGACGACCGCGGCACGACCGTGAAGCTCGACAAGGTCCCGGCGAACATCGTCGCCTTCACCGGCGTCGGCGCGGCCCTCTTCGACTACGGCGTCCAGGTCAAGGGTGTCTTCGGGCCGACGAGGACCAGCGCGGGCAAGCCCGATGTCCAGGCCGGCGACATGGACATCAGCAAGGTGACGATCCTCGGCAACACCTGGGGCCAGTTCAACATCGAGAAGTACGCGTCCCTCGCACCGGACGTGCTGATCACCACGATGTTCGACAACGCCGGGACGCTCTGGTACGTCCCCGAGGAGTCGAAGAAGAAGATCGCGCAGCTCGCGCCCAGCGTCGGCATCTCCGCCTACGACCGTCAGCTCACCCGGCCGTTGCAGCGGGTGTGGGACCTGGCGGAGTCGCTCGGCGCCGACATGAAGGCCGCCAAGGTGACGGACGCGAAGAAGCGCTTCGAGGCCGCGGCCGCCCGGCTGCGCGCCGCCACCAAGGCCAAGCCGGACATCAAGGTGATGGCCGGCAGCGCGAGCGATCAGCTCTTCTACGTCTCCGGCACCCGTCTCTCCATCGACCTGGAGTACTTCAAGGCCCTCGGCGTGAACTTCGTGGAGCCGCCGGAGAGCGCGAAGAAGCAGGGCGGCGGCTGGTTCGAGTCGCTCAGCTGGGAGAACGTCGACAAGTACCAGGCCGACATCATCATGATGGACGACCGGTCCTCGGCGATCCAGCCCGCCGGCATCTCCAAGCCGACCTGGAAGAAGCTGCCCGCGGTGAAGGCCGGTCAGGTCATCTCCCGCTCCCCCGAGCCGATCCTGTCGTACGACAAGTGCGTGCCGCTGCTGACGAGTCTGGCCGAGGCCCTGGAGAAGGCCAAGAAGGTCAGCTGA
- a CDS encoding siderophore-interacting protein, with amino-acid sequence MTTAVAAPFRFFALQVIRTRRLGPSLVRVTFGGGELEAFHSDGRDQSLSLFLPHPGQPEPVVPLELGDGWWQAWRELPDGVRAVMRSYTLRALRRDALGRTNEIDIDFALHTPAGPASRWASRAAAGDRVLLLGPAIADNRAIRFRPPEDTDLVVLWGDETAVPAATAILESLPAGIRARAWLEVPHAGDIQDIATDADAEITWLVRHDGAPMAVDAVRAAQLPLDGRPYVWIAGESGQVKALRRHFVGERGVDRRRVAFVGYWRQGMTEEQLRATE; translated from the coding sequence ATGACGACGGCCGTAGCCGCCCCGTTCCGATTCTTCGCTCTGCAGGTCATACGGACGAGGCGGCTGGGGCCGTCTCTCGTCCGGGTCACCTTCGGCGGGGGCGAACTGGAAGCCTTCCACTCCGACGGGCGCGACCAGTCCCTGTCGCTGTTCCTGCCGCACCCGGGCCAGCCCGAGCCCGTCGTCCCGCTGGAGCTGGGCGACGGCTGGTGGCAGGCCTGGCGGGAACTGCCGGACGGCGTACGGGCGGTGATGCGCTCGTACACGCTGCGCGCCCTGCGCCGGGACGCCCTGGGCCGCACGAACGAGATCGACATCGACTTCGCCCTGCACACCCCCGCGGGCCCCGCCTCCCGCTGGGCCTCCCGCGCCGCCGCCGGCGACCGGGTGCTGCTGCTCGGGCCCGCCATCGCCGACAACCGCGCCATCCGCTTCCGCCCGCCCGAGGACACCGACCTCGTCGTCCTGTGGGGCGACGAGACCGCCGTACCGGCGGCGACCGCCATCCTCGAATCCCTGCCCGCCGGCATCCGCGCCCGCGCCTGGCTGGAGGTGCCGCACGCCGGGGACATCCAGGACATCGCCACGGACGCGGACGCGGAGATCACGTGGCTCGTGCGGCACGACGGCGCCCCCATGGCCGTCGACGCCGTACGGGCCGCGCAACTCCCCCTCGACGGGCGGCCGTATGTGTGGATCGCGGGCGAGTCGGGGCAAGTGAAGGCGCTGCGGCGGCACTTCGTCGGCGAGCGCGGGGTCGACCGGCGGCGGGTGGCCTTCGTCGGGTACTGGCGGCAGGGGATGACCGAGGAACAGCTGCGGGCCACGGAGTAG
- a CDS encoding DUF6415 family natural product biosynthesis protein, with amino-acid sequence MPNVTASSAADPRAATLPLDIGTIRETAAILLGPDDAPDVVPPAPCELDTLTAMLRGHLELLIPEVEAKARRLPKDSVPRYCALACVGEATRKLRLGDGCTPPVRVAVARKLARCVKALCDHYENLRAGQP; translated from the coding sequence TTGCCGAACGTTACAGCCTCATCCGCTGCCGACCCACGGGCCGCCACCCTCCCCCTGGACATCGGCACGATCCGCGAGACGGCGGCCATCTTGCTGGGCCCCGACGACGCACCAGACGTAGTGCCTCCAGCCCCATGCGAGTTGGACACGCTCACCGCGATGCTGCGCGGACACCTGGAGCTGCTGATCCCCGAAGTGGAGGCGAAAGCCAGGCGGCTGCCGAAGGACAGTGTCCCTCGCTACTGCGCGCTCGCCTGCGTCGGCGAGGCGACCAGAAAGCTGCGGCTCGGAGACGGCTGCACGCCGCCCGTCCGCGTTGCCGTGGCGCGGAAGCTCGCCCGCTGCGTCAAAGCCCTGTGCGACCACTACGAGAACCTGCGCGCCGGGCAGCCATGA
- a CDS encoding GNAT family N-acetyltransferase yields MTFTFHDVDPLQDAELLHSWVTHPKASFWMMQDAKLEDVERAYMEIAADAHHHALLGLRDGEPAFLMEKYDPAHRELVGLYEPEPGDVGMHFLVAPTDTPVHGFTRSVITAVMAHLFEDPAALRVVVEPDVRNTAVHALNEAVGFVPEREVQKPEKKALLSFCTRAQFAAATGVAA; encoded by the coding sequence ATGACCTTCACCTTCCATGACGTCGATCCGCTGCAGGACGCCGAGCTGCTGCACTCCTGGGTCACCCATCCCAAGGCGTCCTTCTGGATGATGCAGGACGCGAAGCTGGAGGACGTCGAGCGCGCCTACATGGAGATCGCGGCGGACGCCCACCACCACGCGCTGCTCGGGCTGCGGGACGGCGAGCCGGCCTTCCTCATGGAGAAGTACGACCCGGCGCACCGGGAGCTGGTCGGGCTGTACGAGCCGGAGCCGGGCGATGTTGGCATGCACTTCCTGGTCGCGCCGACCGACACGCCAGTACATGGCTTCACCCGGTCCGTCATCACCGCCGTGATGGCCCACCTCTTCGAGGATCCGGCGGCCCTGCGGGTCGTCGTGGAGCCGGACGTGCGCAACACGGCCGTGCACGCCCTGAACGAGGCGGTCGGGTTCGTGCCCGAGCGGGAGGTCCAGAAGCCGGAGAAGAAGGCGCTGCTGAGCTTCTGCACGCGTGCGCAGTTCGCCGCCGCGACGGGGGTGGCCGCATGA
- a CDS encoding biliverdin-producing heme oxygenase, with translation MTATATGRLRTGTRARHDALETTAFATALLAGSLPLDRYVAQLAAYRVVLRTLETELSHTTEPAVAGLWTAEDLRKVPLIERDLRHFAARGASPVRWPAAAAVAFAGEIRTTAVAEPLSLLGFLYVLEGSTLGARYLSRYVTGAYGLHGTDGIAYYASGDRARWTRFTTRLEEALTGPAAQTRALAAADRAYHHTTRITEALSADLPPPQRCAS, from the coding sequence ATGACAGCGACGGCCACAGGCCGGCTCCGCACCGGCACCCGAGCCCGGCACGACGCCCTGGAGACCACCGCCTTCGCCACCGCGCTGCTCGCCGGAAGCCTCCCGCTCGACCGCTACGTGGCCCAACTGGCCGCCTACCGGGTCGTGTTGCGCACCCTGGAAACGGAGCTCTCCCACACCACGGAACCGGCCGTCGCCGGGCTCTGGACGGCGGAGGACCTGCGGAAGGTCCCGCTGATCGAGCGCGACCTGCGCCATTTCGCGGCCCGCGGCGCCTCCCCGGTCCGCTGGCCGGCCGCGGCGGCGGTCGCCTTCGCGGGCGAGATCCGTACGACCGCGGTCGCGGAGCCGCTCTCGCTGCTCGGCTTCCTCTACGTCCTGGAGGGCTCCACCCTCGGCGCGCGGTACCTGTCCCGGTACGTCACCGGCGCCTACGGCCTGCACGGCACCGACGGCATCGCCTACTACGCCAGCGGTGACCGGGCCCGCTGGACCCGGTTCACCACCCGCCTCGAAGAGGCCCTCACCGGCCCGGCCGCCCAGACCCGCGCCCTGGCTGCCGCCGACCGGGCCTACCACCACACGACCCGCATCACCGAGGCACTCTCGGCCGACCTGCCCCCACCTCAGCGGTGTGCCTCGTGA
- a CDS encoding GntR family transcriptional regulator encodes MPPLKYEQIADDLRTRIAAGEFGPGDLLPSGRDLAEQWAVSRATVVKAYDVLRADGLVAARQGTGFTVVETPVARPAGGRRAGSSRVTGGAPYRRLGMPDRLVPPAHVVEALGLEPGETALRRMRLVLLDDGSPGTVVTAWFPPAIADVAPRLALPGPITEGTTHYVRRETGRSPCEGVDITTVRLASNEEARLLEVEQPAAVAVVVHTAYDQDRLPLVCEEGVTPSHVFEEVETYPMG; translated from the coding sequence ATGCCCCCTCTGAAGTACGAGCAGATCGCCGACGATCTCCGGACCCGGATCGCGGCAGGTGAGTTCGGCCCGGGCGACCTGCTGCCGTCGGGTCGTGACCTCGCCGAACAGTGGGCCGTGTCCAGGGCCACCGTGGTCAAGGCGTATGACGTGCTGAGGGCCGACGGCCTGGTCGCGGCCAGGCAGGGCACTGGATTCACGGTGGTGGAGACGCCGGTCGCGCGGCCGGCGGGCGGTCGCCGGGCCGGTTCCAGTCGCGTCACGGGTGGTGCACCGTACCGGCGGCTGGGCATGCCGGACCGGCTCGTGCCGCCCGCGCACGTGGTGGAAGCCCTGGGTCTGGAGCCCGGTGAGACCGCGCTGCGCCGGATGCGTCTGGTGCTGCTCGACGACGGTTCGCCGGGGACGGTCGTCACGGCCTGGTTCCCGCCTGCCATCGCGGATGTCGCGCCCCGTCTGGCGTTGCCCGGCCCGATCACCGAGGGCACCACGCATTACGTGCGTCGTGAAACCGGCCGCTCGCCCTGCGAGGGTGTCGACATCACCACGGTCCGCCTGGCCAGTAACGAGGAAGCCCGGCTGCTGGAGGTGGAGCAGCCGGCCGCCGTGGCCGTCGTGGTCCACACGGCCTATGACCAGGACCGTCTTCCGTTGGTGTGCGAAGAGGGCGTCACGCCGTCGCACGTCTTCGAGGAGGTCGAGACGTACCCGATGGGGTAG
- a CDS encoding class I SAM-dependent methyltransferase, which translates to MTLPELAPEIVRFYTETIDEADRLTTTADGRLELVRTQELLRRYLPTPPARILDVGGGPGAHARWLVEDGYSVHLVDPIPRHVEQAKATGATVEVGDARRLTAADGSADVVLLLGPLYHLIDRADREQALAEAYRVLKPGGLLATAGINRYSSLFEHAAFAHLHKEQMQRSISQILASQIHDGKKAFTAAYFHSGEQLRDEVGAAGINDVRVFGVEGPAWSMLAAAERNTGGDFRDTPLFESALAAARLAEPYPELLAASSHLLAVGRRPR; encoded by the coding sequence ATGACACTTCCTGAGCTAGCGCCGGAGATCGTGAGGTTCTACACCGAGACCATCGACGAGGCGGACAGGCTGACCACCACAGCCGACGGGCGCCTGGAGCTGGTGCGCACCCAGGAACTGCTGCGCCGGTACCTGCCGACGCCGCCGGCCCGCATCCTCGACGTCGGCGGCGGCCCCGGCGCCCATGCGCGATGGCTGGTCGAGGACGGCTACAGCGTCCATCTCGTCGACCCGATCCCCCGGCACGTCGAACAGGCGAAGGCCACCGGTGCCACCGTCGAAGTCGGCGATGCCCGGCGGCTCACCGCCGCCGACGGCTCGGCCGACGTCGTCCTGCTGCTCGGCCCGCTGTACCACCTGATCGACCGCGCCGACCGCGAGCAGGCGCTCGCCGAGGCCTACCGCGTGCTCAAGCCGGGCGGTCTGCTGGCAACGGCCGGTATCAACCGGTACTCCAGCCTCTTCGAGCACGCCGCGTTCGCGCACCTCCACAAAGAACAGATGCAGAGGAGCATCAGCCAGATCCTCGCCTCCCAGATCCATGACGGGAAGAAGGCCTTCACAGCCGCCTACTTCCACAGCGGCGAGCAACTGCGCGACGAGGTGGGTGCGGCCGGAATCAACGATGTCCGTGTCTTCGGTGTCGAAGGCCCGGCCTGGTCCATGCTCGCGGCGGCCGAACGAAACACTGGCGGCGACTTCCGGGACACGCCCCTGTTCGAGTCGGCACTGGCTGCCGCTCGCCTGGCCGAGCCGTACCCCGAGCTGCTGGCGGCGAGTTCACATCTACTGGCGGTCGGCCGACGGCCGAGATGA
- a CDS encoding lysine N(6)-hydroxylase/L-ornithine N(5)-oxygenase family protein, producing MTALPEASRTHDFVGIGLGPFNLGLACLTEPIDGLDGVFLDSKPDFEWHAGMFLDGAHLQTPFMSDLVTLADPTSPYSFLNYLKENGRLYSFYIRENFYPLRVEYDDYCRWAAGRLSSVRFDTTVTEVTYEDEDELYVVRTRTGETYRGRHLVLGTGTVPFVPQACRGLGGDFVHNWQYMHRKAELQAKKSITIVGSGQSAAEIYHELLAEIDSYGYQLNWVTRSPRFFPLEYTKLTLEMTSPDYIDYFRALPEETRYRLEKQQKGLFKGINSDLIDSIFDLLYQKNVTSGGRPVPTRLLTNSSLTSARYDTDGGYTLGFHQDEQDKDFEIGTEGLLLATGYHYEPPAFLAPIRDRLLFDGHGRFDVARNYAVDITGRGVFLQNAGVHTHSITSPDLGMGAYRNSYIIRELLGTEYYPVEKTIAFQEFSV from the coding sequence TTGACCGCGCTTCCTGAAGCCAGCCGCACCCATGACTTCGTGGGGATCGGGCTCGGCCCCTTCAACCTCGGCCTGGCCTGCCTCACCGAGCCCATCGACGGCCTCGACGGCGTCTTCCTCGACTCCAAGCCGGACTTCGAGTGGCACGCCGGGATGTTCCTGGACGGCGCTCATCTGCAGACCCCGTTCATGTCGGACCTGGTCACGCTCGCCGACCCGACCTCGCCGTACTCCTTCCTCAACTACCTGAAGGAGAACGGCAGACTGTACTCGTTCTACATCCGCGAGAACTTCTATCCGCTGCGGGTCGAGTACGACGACTACTGCCGCTGGGCGGCGGGCAGGCTGAGCAGCGTCCGGTTCGACACGACCGTGACCGAGGTGACGTACGAGGACGAGGACGAGCTGTACGTCGTCCGCACCCGGACCGGTGAGACGTACCGCGGCCGGCATCTGGTCCTCGGCACCGGCACGGTCCCCTTCGTCCCGCAGGCCTGCCGCGGGCTCGGCGGCGACTTCGTGCACAACTGGCAGTACATGCACCGCAAGGCGGAGCTGCAGGCGAAGAAGTCCATCACGATCGTCGGCAGCGGCCAGAGCGCGGCCGAGATCTACCACGAGCTGCTCGCCGAGATCGACTCCTACGGCTACCAGCTCAACTGGGTCACCCGCTCCCCGCGCTTCTTCCCCCTCGAATACACCAAGCTGACCCTGGAGATGACCTCCCCGGACTACATCGACTACTTCCGCGCGCTGCCCGAGGAGACCCGCTACCGGCTGGAGAAGCAGCAGAAGGGCCTGTTCAAGGGCATCAACTCGGATCTGATCGACTCGATCTTCGACCTGCTCTACCAGAAGAACGTCACGAGCGGCGGACGCCCGGTCCCGACCCGGCTGCTCACCAACTCCAGCTTGACGAGTGCCCGTTACGACACCGACGGCGGCTATACCCTCGGCTTCCACCAGGACGAGCAGGACAAGGACTTCGAGATCGGCACCGAGGGCCTGCTGCTGGCCACCGGCTACCACTACGAGCCCCCGGCCTTCCTCGCCCCGATCCGCGACCGTCTGCTCTTCGACGGCCACGGCCGCTTCGACGTCGCCCGCAACTACGCAGTCGACATCACCGGCCGCGGCGTCTTCCTGCAGAACGCCGGCGTCCACACCCACAGCATCACCAGTCCCGACCTGGGCATGGGCGCGTACCGCAACTCGTACATCATCCGCGAGCTGCTCGGCACCGAGTACTACCCGGTCGAGAAGACCATCGCGTTCCAGGAGTTCTCCGTATGA